A single Rubrivivax gelatinosus IL144 DNA region contains:
- the istA gene encoding IS21 family transposase, which translates to MLAPQEVQKMLALQALGWGAKRISRELGCSRNTVREYLRQGGWRPMRTTHRESVLEPHRQWLAERLRQHRGNADVVRQDLQRELGIRVSLRTVQRAVEPLRRELRAESVATVRYETAPGQQLQIDFGSTSVIVDGEPLRIHLFVATLGYSRRCHVAVFLHERQSSWLHGLEGAFRRFGGVPHEVLLDNAKPLVTEHNAQTREVRFNDRFHAFCRYWDFTPRACAPYRARTKGKDERGVGYVKRNAIAGHRFASVEELQAHLERWVREVADVRIHGSTGEPPLQRFERHERAALRPLPSKAPFLQVREVTRRVHTDACIELDTNRYSVPWRLIGETVTVVVAERQVRVLYAGQEVACHAQSALRRCSVIERSHLVGIVGGQLAGMTWLPKMPPPIAPVPGELQRPLDQYEAVAGGSW; encoded by the coding sequence ATGCTGGCGCCACAGGAGGTGCAGAAGATGCTGGCGCTGCAGGCGCTGGGATGGGGAGCCAAGCGCATCAGCCGGGAACTGGGCTGCAGCCGCAACACGGTGCGCGAGTACCTGCGGCAAGGCGGCTGGCGGCCGATGCGCACGACGCACCGCGAGAGCGTCCTGGAGCCGCACCGGCAGTGGCTGGCCGAGCGGCTGCGGCAGCACCGCGGCAACGCCGACGTCGTGCGCCAGGACCTGCAGCGAGAGCTGGGCATCCGCGTGAGCCTGCGCACCGTCCAGCGTGCCGTCGAGCCGCTGCGTCGGGAGTTGCGGGCCGAGAGCGTGGCCACAGTGCGCTACGAGACCGCGCCCGGCCAGCAACTGCAAATCGACTTCGGCAGCACGTCAGTCATCGTGGACGGCGAGCCGCTGCGCATCCACCTGTTCGTCGCCACGCTCGGCTACAGCCGGCGCTGTCACGTCGCCGTCTTCCTGCATGAGCGCCAGTCGTCGTGGCTGCACGGCCTGGAAGGCGCCTTCCGGCGCTTCGGCGGCGTGCCGCACGAAGTCCTGCTGGACAACGCCAAGCCGCTGGTCACCGAGCACAACGCGCAGACGCGCGAGGTGCGCTTCAACGACCGCTTCCACGCGTTCTGCCGTTACTGGGACTTCACGCCGCGGGCCTGCGCGCCGTATCGCGCGCGGACCAAGGGCAAGGACGAGCGTGGCGTCGGCTACGTCAAGCGCAACGCCATCGCCGGGCACCGCTTCGCCAGCGTCGAGGAACTGCAGGCGCACCTGGAGCGCTGGGTGCGCGAAGTCGCCGACGTGCGCATCCACGGCAGCACCGGCGAGCCGCCGCTGCAGCGCTTCGAGCGGCACGAGCGCGCCGCGTTGCGGCCGCTGCCGTCCAAGGCGCCGTTCCTGCAGGTGCGCGAGGTCACGCGGCGCGTGCACACCGACGCCTGTATCGAGCTGGACACCAACCGCTACAGCGTGCCGTGGCGGCTCATCGGCGAGACGGTCACCGTCGTCGTCGCCGAGCGTCAGGTGCGAGTGCTCTACGCCGGCCAGGAAGTGGCCTGCCACGCGCAGAGCGCGCTGCGGCGCTGCAGCGTCATCGAGCGCAGCCACCTGGTGGGCATCGTCGGCGGCCAGTTGGCCGGGATGACGTGGCTACCGAAGATGCCGCCGCCGATAGCCCCGGTGCCTGGCGAGTTGCAGCGCCCGCTCGATCAGTACGAGGCCGTCGCCGGAGGAAGCTGGTGA